In Conger conger chromosome 12, fConCon1.1, whole genome shotgun sequence, one DNA window encodes the following:
- the LOC133142291 gene encoding poly(ADP-ribose) glycohydrolase-like: MAGLALELPEVCPKGIPLLRTGKSHSITLSQKQIACLLANAFFCTFPYRNATNPQAEYAEYPSINFHSLFGRWSERKMQKFRAIFHYFRVVTGAEKKEWKVPEGLVTFSREYISESSIPSWKRCSEHLTIVTISSEGTIEGDGQDMLQVDFACSLVGGGVLASGLVQEEILFLVHPELIVSRLFTEKLGDTECLRITGAQQYSEYYGFKDDFMWLDHHEDKTERDEWLRRKRQIVAIDALDFKNPKDQFHMKKVDRELNKAYCGFTGDRETHFYYPAIATGNWGCEVFGGDVQLKALIQMMAAALAQRKMAYFTFGDKELVQELWQMHHFLTLRKVTVGRLYRTLDHFCHALNTGNQRASDLYNYIRTPPA; encoded by the exons ATGGCAGGGCTGGCACTTGAGCTGCCTGAGGTTTGCCCAAAG GGCATTCCCCTGCTCCGGACAGGAAAGAGCCATTCCATCACTCTATCCCAGAAGCAGATTGCCTGCCTACTGGCCAATGCTTTCTTCTGTACCTTCCCCTACCGAAACGCCACCAACCCCCAAGCCGAGTACGCCGAGTACCCCAGCATCAACTTCCACAG CTTGTTCGGTAGATGGTCAGAGCGGAAGATGCAGAAGTTCAGGGCCATTTTTCATTACTTCCGGGTGGTGACAGGTGCAG aaaaaaaggaatggaaGGTGCCTGAAGGCCTGGTAACCTTCAGCAGGGAGTACATTTCAGAGTCGAGCATACCATCCTGGAAAAG GTGCTCAGAACATCTGACTATTGTCACAATCTCCTCAGAGGGAACCATTGAGGGGGATGGGCAGGACATGCTCCAG GTGGACTTTGCTTGTAGCCTGGTGGGTGGAGGGGTCCTGGCATCCGGCCTGGTCCAAGAGGAGATCCTCTTCCTGGTCCACCCTGAGCTGATTGTGTCCAGGCTGTTCACAGAGAAACTAGGAGACACAGAATGCCTCAGGATCACAG GCGCCCAGCAGTACAGTGAATATTATGGCTTCAAGGATGATTTTATGTGGTTAGACCATCATGAGGACAAGACTGAAAG AGATGAATGGCTTCGGCGGAAAAGACAGATTGTCGCCATTGATGCGCTGGACTTCAAAAACCCGAAAGACCAGTTCCATATGAAGAAGGTTGACCGAGAGCTCAATAAG GCCTATTGTGGGTTCACGGGAGACAGGGAAACACATTTCTACTACCCTGCCATCGCCACGGGCAACTGGGGCTGTGAGGTCTTCGGCGGAGACGTGCAACTCAAAG ctcttatccagatgaTGGCTGCCGCTCTTGCTCAAAGGAAGATGGCCTACTTCACGTTCGGTGACAAAGAGCTGGTACAGGAGCTCTGGCAGATGCACCATTTCCTGACCCTACGCAAGGTCACTGTGG